A window of Chitinophaga sp. MM2321 contains these coding sequences:
- a CDS encoding DMT family transporter — MQKGRTWISFVIIHVVFMGVWGALIELPEKNGFPATLGYVVWALTMIPAALVALYINKWKLDYDRNAIIYGCLAGLLGAVGQLVLFFALRIAPAYIVFPILSLTPIVTILLAVLFLKESTGTTGWIGIGIAILAIFLLSYMPSGNTAVSGYSWLILVIIPMIAWGAQGFVMRFANEQMKAESIFFYMMLSSVALIPVAIWMTDFSKPVNYGLSGPWLAAGVQVLNAFGALCLVYAFRYGKAIIVAPMTTALSPVLTIVISLFIYWTMPQLYIIIGIVLALLSALLMGRAESEMEKKRTVEKEPANILNNVNQN; from the coding sequence ATGCAAAAAGGAAGAACCTGGATCAGCTTTGTTATTATTCACGTAGTTTTTATGGGGGTATGGGGTGCGCTCATCGAGCTGCCTGAGAAGAATGGTTTCCCTGCTACACTTGGTTACGTGGTGTGGGCGCTTACCATGATACCCGCAGCTCTTGTGGCCCTTTATATTAACAAGTGGAAACTGGACTATGACCGGAATGCTATTATATACGGTTGTCTGGCGGGGTTATTAGGAGCAGTAGGGCAACTGGTATTATTTTTTGCTTTAAGGATAGCACCCGCATATATTGTTTTTCCCATTCTATCCTTAACACCTATCGTTACCATTTTACTAGCGGTATTATTCCTGAAAGAGTCTACAGGTACTACCGGCTGGATAGGTATAGGCATCGCAATACTGGCCATCTTTCTTTTGTCGTATATGCCTTCGGGTAATACCGCTGTTTCGGGTTACTCCTGGCTGATACTCGTTATTATTCCCATGATAGCCTGGGGGGCGCAGGGTTTCGTTATGCGCTTTGCCAATGAACAAATGAAGGCGGAGAGCATTTTTTTCTACATGATGCTCAGTTCCGTAGCACTCATTCCGGTAGCTATATGGATGACTGACTTTTCAAAACCGGTGAATTATGGTCTGAGCGGCCCCTGGCTGGCAGCAGGCGTACAAGTGCTGAATGCATTTGGTGCTTTATGTCTCGTCTATGCTTTCCGTTATGGTAAAGCTATTATAGTGGCACCGATGACAACGGCTTTGTCGCCCGTGCTGACGATAGTGATCTCCCTGTTTATTTATTGGACAATGCCACAACTCTATATCATCATCGGAATTGTATTGGCCCTGCTGTCGGCGTTGTTGATGGGAAGAGCGGAATCGGAAATGGAGAAGAAACGTACAGTGGAGAAAGAGCCGGCTAATATATTAAATAATGTAAACCAGAACTAG
- a CDS encoding SIS domain-containing protein, whose protein sequence is MSYLHFEQGEIKEKGGLNTAMEIEGQPALWQEIYDLILSQKDAIRDFLSPILSNADARIILTGAGSSAFIGEAIAGIVQANTKRMTHAIATTDIITHPHLHFIKEIPTLLFSFARSGNSPESLAVVEQANTYCNTVFHFIITCNKAGALVQSRFPNTYHLILPESANDKGLAMTSSFTGMLLAAILVIKSDIIASLKPALDVLITEGNELLEKYLPQIKAVAEKPYRRVIFLGSGEMLGIARECHLKLQELTDGKVICKHDSFLGFRHGPRAVINEDSLIVYLFSKDEYVFQYERDLCLSIEADTRKIPTLSYNRQLSDLKKSVLEITFSTPADAPNDLAFIGTVLIGQLLGFYRSLSLGLRPDTPSVSGSISRVVQGVTIYTGLVPS, encoded by the coding sequence ATGTCATATCTGCATTTTGAACAAGGAGAAATTAAGGAAAAAGGCGGCTTGAATACGGCTATGGAAATAGAAGGACAACCAGCGTTATGGCAGGAGATCTATGATCTCATTCTTTCGCAAAAAGATGCTATCCGCGATTTTTTGTCACCCATACTTTCAAATGCGGATGCAAGGATCATTTTAACGGGTGCAGGCTCCTCCGCTTTTATAGGAGAAGCCATCGCCGGCATTGTTCAGGCGAATACAAAAAGAATGACACATGCCATTGCCACCACAGATATTATCACGCATCCTCACCTGCATTTTATAAAAGAGATACCAACGTTGCTGTTTTCTTTTGCCCGGTCAGGAAATAGTCCTGAGAGCCTGGCGGTAGTTGAACAGGCCAATACATATTGCAATACCGTTTTTCATTTTATCATCACTTGTAATAAGGCAGGTGCACTGGTGCAAAGTCGCTTCCCCAATACCTATCACCTTATCCTGCCTGAAAGTGCGAATGATAAGGGACTGGCCATGACAAGCAGTTTTACTGGTATGTTATTAGCGGCCATCCTGGTTATAAAGAGTGATATCATAGCATCGCTTAAACCCGCGCTGGACGTATTGATAACAGAGGGCAACGAATTGCTGGAAAAATATCTTCCGCAAATAAAAGCCGTGGCGGAAAAACCTTACCGGAGAGTTATCTTTTTAGGCTCAGGAGAAATGTTGGGTATTGCAAGGGAATGCCACCTGAAATTACAGGAACTCACAGATGGGAAAGTTATTTGTAAACACGATTCATTCCTGGGGTTCAGACATGGGCCCAGGGCGGTGATCAATGAAGATTCACTGATCGTGTACCTGTTTTCAAAAGATGAATATGTATTCCAGTATGAAAGGGATCTGTGCCTGTCGATAGAAGCAGATACCCGGAAAATTCCTACACTCAGTTACAACAGACAGTTGAGCGATCTGAAGAAATCAGTGCTGGAAATAACATTTTCAACACCAGCGGATGCGCCCAATGACCTTGCATTTATTGGTACAGTGCTCATCGGGCAGCTGCTTGGGTTTTACCGCTCCCTATCCCTGGGCTTGCGTCCTGATACGCCTTCTGTGTCAGGGTCTATCAGCCGCGTGGTACAGGGTGTGACGATCTATACCGGCCTGGTGCCTTCATGA
- a CDS encoding carbohydrate kinase family protein: MNNKKVLVTGELNVDILFNEISSFPVIGQEILADKMTLALGSSSAIFAANLSSLGTVTSFCGMVGKDLFGDFILSELHRKQVDTSLISSSEKYQTGVTVVLNYLQDRANVTHCGAMEHLVVDNIPFDRFPDFSHLHLSSYFLQKGLQKDIVRLFKTARDKGLSTSLDIQWDPANEWHFPYQECLPYVDFFMPNEAEILALTHTEQLDGAFQVLDAFANTIIVKRGISGATAYHKGESLHAAPYLHDHFVDAIGAGDSFNAGFINSHLQGKPLYDNLLAGNLAGAISTTAAGGTGAFADFPSYREKANRMLNVKI; the protein is encoded by the coding sequence ATGAACAATAAAAAGGTACTGGTAACCGGAGAACTGAATGTCGATATACTGTTCAATGAGATCAGCTCATTTCCTGTCATCGGGCAGGAGATCCTGGCAGATAAGATGACGTTGGCACTGGGGAGTTCTTCCGCCATTTTTGCCGCCAATCTTTCCTCATTGGGAACAGTCACCTCCTTTTGCGGTATGGTTGGGAAAGATCTCTTTGGTGATTTTATCTTGTCTGAACTGCACAGGAAGCAGGTGGATACCAGTTTGATCAGCTCTTCAGAAAAATACCAGACGGGTGTAACAGTGGTATTAAACTACTTACAGGATCGTGCAAATGTTACGCATTGCGGGGCTATGGAACACCTGGTGGTGGATAACATTCCTTTCGACAGGTTTCCTGACTTTTCGCATCTGCATCTGTCGTCTTATTTTCTGCAAAAAGGATTGCAAAAAGATATAGTGCGGCTGTTCAAAACAGCCCGGGATAAAGGATTATCTACTTCTCTTGATATACAATGGGACCCTGCGAATGAATGGCATTTTCCTTACCAGGAATGTTTGCCTTACGTCGATTTTTTTATGCCGAATGAAGCGGAGATTCTGGCATTAACCCATACAGAGCAATTAGATGGTGCTTTCCAGGTATTGGATGCTTTTGCCAATACCATTATTGTGAAAAGAGGTATTTCCGGCGCAACGGCCTATCATAAAGGAGAAAGCCTGCATGCCGCGCCTTATCTGCATGATCACTTTGTAGATGCCATCGGGGCTGGCGATAGCTTCAACGCAGGATTTATCAACAGTCATCTGCAAGGTAAACCACTATACGATAATCTTTTGGCCGGTAACCTGGCAGGTGCTATCAGCACTACCGCTGCCGGCGGAACAGGTGCGTTTGCTGATTTTCCATCTTACCGGGAAAAAGCAAACAGGATGTTGAATGTAAAAATTTGA
- a CDS encoding class II fructose-bisphosphate aldolase, whose protein sequence is MKLKEKMQWLTSRNTGILATNFYNLETLHGELKAARELGQPLILQLTSSSIDYMGLGTAVNAVRSGLEEYGVEGWLHLDHGGSVEIVQACLDAGFDSVMIDGSELPFEENIRITKEVVKRAASYHANVEAELGYVAKLGQSVTHTGFTQVAEAKTFVEETGVDALAVAIGTSHGFYKEEPALQFDLLADIHAHIDAVLVLHGSSGVPEVQLRKAISLGICKVNLATEIKNIFMKTLQTILRDTQEIDLRKVFPQATESVTLLVKEKLLVMQNN, encoded by the coding sequence ATGAAGTTGAAAGAAAAAATGCAGTGGCTTACTTCGCGTAATACAGGCATACTGGCTACCAATTTTTATAACCTGGAAACACTCCACGGTGAACTCAAAGCAGCAAGAGAACTTGGACAACCTTTGATCCTGCAACTAACCAGCAGCTCAATAGATTACATGGGACTGGGCACGGCTGTGAATGCAGTAAGATCCGGCCTGGAAGAATATGGCGTGGAAGGCTGGCTGCACCTGGATCATGGCGGCTCCGTAGAAATTGTACAGGCTTGCCTGGATGCAGGATTTGATTCTGTGATGATTGATGGGAGTGAATTGCCATTTGAAGAAAATATCAGGATAACCAAAGAAGTGGTAAAACGCGCGGCGTCTTATCATGCCAATGTGGAAGCGGAACTGGGCTATGTCGCAAAGTTAGGTCAGTCGGTAACACATACTGGTTTTACACAGGTAGCGGAAGCCAAAACGTTCGTAGAGGAAACCGGCGTAGATGCGTTGGCGGTAGCTATCGGTACTTCTCACGGATTTTATAAAGAAGAACCGGCATTACAGTTTGATCTGCTGGCAGATATCCATGCGCATATTGATGCGGTGCTGGTGCTGCACGGTAGTTCCGGTGTTCCCGAAGTACAGTTGCGGAAGGCTATTTCACTGGGTATCTGCAAAGTAAACCTGGCTACTGAAATCAAGAATATTTTTATGAAAACATTACAGACTATTCTTCGTGATACGCAGGAAATAGACCTGAGAAAAGTTTTCCCGCAAGCCACTGAAAGTGTTACGCTTCTTGTAAAGGAGAAACTGCTGGTTATGCAGAACAATTAA
- a CDS encoding DUF5107 domain-containing protein — protein sequence MLTTSVHKIIFVLPFLLVLTTARAQHVTAKEEMEVMTTYPYSDPNPIPVLGINKKVAPFYPYFLFDGYTDKGVKKKWKVVKLENDFIEVTVLPEVGGKVMGAIEKATGNEFVYLNHVMKFRAIGIRGPWTSGGIEHNFGLDLGHAPWAASPVDYLIKNNEDGSVSCIVGGLDLASRTEWRMDIRLAKDKAYFETRGMWYNPGPLHHAHLSWENAAFKGTNDLQFYFPGNFHIGHDGLASPWPIDNSGRNLSLYKENNFGDSKSYHVVGDYRNWFGGYWHNKEAGFGHWAPYSDAPGKKLWIWSLAREGAIWEDLLTDADGQYIEAQSGVKLNQAGERSGAHSPFVQLSLRPLYAETKKEYWFPVGKIGGMVDATAHGTLNVTPQGDSLKVAVCPNENMQDSLVVRNGATIIYTTYLQLQPLQIFEKTIPLPAGSAQTIRVSVGGNKLLYASDKKENEVNRPVITTDNDYNNHSAQRYFRMAEDENAMRNYDQAFTYYKECLAIEPAHNEALSRVAEYYYRSGQYEQGISYARKVLEYNTYDGAANFIYGNLVQRTGKLTEAEEAFSMAAWTMEYRSAAYTALAGINMQKHHFDIAADNAGRALDYNRNNLLAYQYLITAYRKLSSPERADSIANVLLEIDPLNKYARFEQYFLHPVPEKLTAIRSVITNELPFETYLELAITYANEGMTDEAIRVLELSPAYPTVYYWLAYLKKDCCPDESQGYLRKAVAISPAFVFPFRLESIPVLTWAANTLPSWKTDYYLGLVYWNNLRRDQAAVLFEKCGDTPDFAPLYLVRSALFQRDSTKSAAIKKDLEHAVSLAPEEWRTWHYYGDYLQRASLSEQHLTVSEKAWRKFKTNPVIAMDYAKALLDMERPEDCLKVLANVLILPQEGAQEGHEIYELANISLALKMIEQGKYRQALTYLNKSREWPERLGTGKPYDPDNRVQDFIAAYCERKLNNQHNENDYYKQITNYSLSPESWNHPTNPANNYISALVLKKQGKETELRDLVTNWKEKQDSLSNWNIMEGSASPEFKWVMARYKNENDSATILEKELLSAGVGKRRFKMLIRALKDTSR from the coding sequence ATGCTTACAACTTCTGTCCATAAAATCATTTTCGTGCTTCCGTTCCTGTTAGTGCTTACTACCGCAAGGGCCCAGCATGTTACAGCAAAGGAAGAAATGGAGGTGATGACCACCTATCCTTATTCAGATCCTAATCCTATTCCTGTATTGGGTATCAATAAAAAGGTGGCACCTTTCTATCCCTATTTTTTATTTGATGGGTATACCGATAAAGGGGTTAAAAAGAAATGGAAAGTAGTGAAACTGGAAAACGATTTTATAGAAGTGACCGTTTTGCCGGAGGTGGGTGGGAAAGTAATGGGCGCCATTGAAAAAGCCACAGGCAACGAGTTTGTGTATCTTAATCATGTCATGAAATTCAGGGCCATCGGTATCCGTGGTCCCTGGACCAGTGGTGGTATTGAACACAATTTTGGACTTGATCTCGGACATGCGCCCTGGGCAGCTTCTCCCGTAGATTATCTGATCAAAAATAATGAAGATGGAAGTGTGAGCTGCATAGTAGGAGGGCTGGACCTGGCTTCACGTACGGAATGGCGGATGGATATCCGCCTGGCAAAAGACAAAGCTTACTTTGAAACACGGGGCATGTGGTATAATCCTGGTCCCTTACATCATGCGCATTTGTCATGGGAAAACGCGGCTTTCAAAGGAACCAATGATTTACAATTCTATTTCCCCGGAAATTTTCATATCGGGCATGACGGGCTCGCATCGCCCTGGCCGATAGATAATTCAGGACGCAATTTATCTTTGTACAAAGAGAATAATTTTGGTGACAGTAAATCCTACCACGTAGTAGGTGATTACCGCAACTGGTTTGGTGGGTACTGGCATAATAAAGAAGCGGGCTTCGGGCACTGGGCGCCCTATAGCGATGCACCCGGCAAGAAGCTGTGGATCTGGTCACTGGCAAGAGAGGGCGCCATCTGGGAAGATCTTTTAACAGATGCCGATGGGCAATATATTGAGGCGCAATCGGGCGTAAAACTAAACCAGGCGGGTGAACGAAGCGGGGCTCACAGCCCGTTCGTACAGCTTTCCCTTCGGCCCCTCTATGCCGAAACAAAAAAAGAGTATTGGTTTCCCGTTGGAAAGATTGGCGGAATGGTAGATGCCACCGCTCACGGTACACTCAATGTAACGCCGCAAGGCGATAGTTTAAAGGTGGCGGTATGTCCGAATGAAAATATGCAGGATAGCCTTGTAGTCAGGAATGGCGCAACCATTATTTATACGACATACCTGCAATTGCAACCGCTGCAAATATTTGAGAAAACGATTCCATTGCCCGCAGGGAGTGCACAAACGATCCGGGTAAGCGTAGGCGGGAATAAGTTATTGTATGCTTCAGATAAAAAGGAAAATGAGGTGAACAGACCCGTTATTACAACGGATAATGACTACAACAACCATTCTGCACAACGTTACTTCCGGATGGCGGAAGATGAAAATGCGATGCGTAACTATGATCAGGCTTTTACTTACTACAAGGAATGCCTGGCAATAGAACCTGCGCATAATGAAGCCTTATCCCGCGTAGCGGAATATTATTACCGGAGCGGCCAATATGAACAGGGAATAAGTTATGCCCGGAAGGTGCTGGAATATAATACCTACGATGGTGCCGCCAATTTCATTTACGGCAACCTGGTTCAACGGACCGGGAAACTGACGGAAGCGGAAGAGGCTTTCAGTATGGCCGCATGGACCATGGAATACCGCTCGGCAGCCTATACGGCGCTGGCAGGCATCAACATGCAAAAACACCACTTTGATATAGCAGCGGATAATGCTGGCCGGGCGCTGGACTATAACAGGAACAACCTGTTGGCTTACCAATATCTAATCACCGCTTACAGGAAATTGTCGTCTCCGGAACGGGCGGATAGTATAGCCAACGTGCTGTTGGAAATAGATCCGCTGAATAAGTATGCCCGTTTCGAACAATACTTTTTACACCCGGTGCCTGAAAAATTAACCGCTATCAGATCTGTTATCACCAACGAGCTGCCGTTTGAAACTTATCTCGAACTGGCTATTACTTATGCGAATGAAGGCATGACGGATGAAGCCATCAGGGTGTTGGAACTATCACCTGCTTACCCTACGGTTTATTACTGGCTGGCTTATCTTAAAAAGGATTGCTGCCCGGATGAAAGCCAGGGTTATCTCAGGAAAGCAGTGGCGATATCGCCGGCATTTGTTTTCCCTTTCAGGCTGGAAAGTATTCCGGTACTCACCTGGGCAGCAAACACGCTGCCTTCCTGGAAAACGGACTATTACCTCGGATTGGTTTACTGGAATAATCTGCGTCGTGATCAGGCTGCAGTATTATTTGAAAAGTGCGGGGATACACCGGATTTCGCGCCGTTGTATCTCGTCCGCAGCGCCTTGTTTCAGCGCGACAGTACCAAAAGCGCCGCTATAAAAAAAGACCTGGAGCATGCCGTTTCGCTTGCACCGGAAGAGTGGCGGACCTGGCATTACTATGGTGATTACCTGCAACGCGCATCGCTCTCTGAACAACATCTGACTGTATCGGAAAAAGCATGGCGTAAGTTTAAAACCAATCCGGTAATTGCCATGGATTATGCGAAAGCGTTGCTGGACATGGAGCGACCGGAAGATTGCCTCAAGGTATTAGCAAATGTGCTGATCCTCCCGCAGGAAGGCGCACAGGAAGGACACGAAATTTATGAGCTGGCAAATATCTCCCTGGCTTTGAAAATGATAGAACAAGGGAAATACCGGCAGGCTTTAACGTATTTAAATAAATCAAGGGAGTGGCCCGAACGCCTGGGCACTGGTAAGCCTTATGATCCGGACAACCGTGTGCAGGATTTTATCGCAGCTTATTGTGAAAGGAAGCTGAACAACCAGCATAACGAAAATGATTATTATAAACAGATAACGAACTACTCCCTTTCCCCTGAAAGCTGGAACCATCCAACGAATCCGGCCAATAATTATATCTCTGCGCTGGTACTCAAAAAGCAGGGAAAGGAAACAGAACTGAGGGATCTGGTAACAAACTGGAAAGAGAAACAGGACTCATTAAGCAACTGGAATATTATGGAAGGATCGGCTTCACCCGAATTTAAATGGGTGATGGCCAGGTATAAGAATGAAAATGACAGCGCCACAATATTGGAAAAGGAGTTGCTGTCGGCAGGTGTGGGAAAACGACGGTTCAAAATGCTCATAAGGGCATTGAAAGATACATCGAGGTAA